The following are encoded together in the Lactuca sativa cultivar Salinas chromosome 1, Lsat_Salinas_v11, whole genome shotgun sequence genome:
- the LOC111892181 gene encoding disease resistance protein RUN1 → MVVLSELLSEGSSCSSSTHVHSSSTHDHISSIDGHRYDIFLSFRGLDTRLSFTNYLHDALIEANITTFLDDEEIETGEDLKPELESAIKASRASIIVLSQNYATSTWCLDELVLILEQRMTSNHIVIPIFYHVEPTHVRKQQSSFGNAMAKHKQTMDAETNANKRSQWAQKIDRWNKALTEVSNLKGKDIKGRLETVFIEEIVKYIHRRLHVPLRISQPLLIGMEYHIHFVTSWLNDRSSHTTDILTILGIGGIGKTSLAKHVYGLYSHEFQTSSFIEDIARKCDGKFNGLLDLQNQLYNDISKTSAIRVYDMAIYTTQIEHALARKRVFLVLDDITTLDQLDALLGSKGFHRGSKIIITTRNRWLTESCALFKTNIKPKNERLLLFGLDEIQSQQLLCFHAFMCNYPKEGYEEMSYKLVKYCQGHPLSLAVLGKSLYNRDVAYWKGCLEGLNKKTSSHVNNVLRMSFDSLPSNNDKELFKHIACFFVGIDRDVSETILMACDIITRSGITNLIDRYLLSIGSNNELKMHQLVQEMGRFEVHQESFDKPWKRSRIWCHNESFRVLKQKKGKGNVLGLSLDMRMLQKENLGAPFDLKTDALSNMDSLMLLQMNYVHMNGSYENFPDELRGLCMHGFRLKCIPLELPMMNLVALDMSYSYIESFVGCYSNTHQLEKRQKLDGSYLKDNKLLGSLKILNLSFCKQLHSLGDFDQFPALERLIVRNCIGLVEVGESIEKCVELVFIDLSNCKKLEKLPRNIGMLKNVKTLLLDGCNLSDSQTEDKDMVINIRTSSSSFMGAIPSDLKLFTISLPRSLVRLSLVNNNLSTDCFPMNFSCLSMLKELYLDYNPINSMPSCMRTIPRLEILSMANCKKLKSVEYPPRTLRRLLLFSRLGSFVRKVEFDPEMSPLEVTSNWWLDFTPGSCEIEGMIKIQAMVGVEEKVLRSLGWINEDFLNKGCVGTNPSESKVQRMFYEFGIFSTKYEVEEMPRWFKYRSLGPSISFTIPSSSSSSSPNNLTGLNFCYLHTLKPPDESLLFPHDQFPSTPMISSVVHDMFPSTPITTIHNITKNHTWIYERHLDGVIVDGKCWVMLSHWMFRMNEMEAGDHVTITVTAPYDELVKECGVSLVYEDEKEEEDALGYYKSWNHIIGGDLSQFQTTTGQYILQNRRFFEFAIYLFPYLGKLIPDGPTYQGHKEVSWFRAFSQRNPDLIGSTHVGKGESSRSHPSHETACEREVAFLN, encoded by the exons atggTTGTTCTCTCTGAACTCCTCTCAGAAGgatcttcatgttcttcatcaaCTCATGTTCACAGTTCATCAACTCATGACCATATTTCATCAATTGATGGTCATAGATATGACATATTTTTAAGTTTTAGAGGTCTTGACACTCGTCTTAGTTTCACCAATTACCTTCACGATGCACTTATAGAGGCCAATATCACTACCTTTTTGGATGATGAAGAGATTGAAACAGGGGAAGATCTGAAACCAGAATTGGAGAGTGCAATTAAGGCATCTCGGGCTTCTATTATCGTGTTGTCCCAGAATTATGCTACTTCAACATGGTGTCTGGATGAATTGGTGTTGATCCTTGAGCAGCGTATGACATCCAACCATATTGTTATCCCTATATTTTATCATGTAGAGCCCACGCATGTCAGGAAGCAGCAAAGTAGCTTCGGAAATGCAATGGCTAAGCATAAACAGACGATGGACGCAGAGACAAATGCAAATAAAAGAAGTCAATGGGCTCAAAAAATAGACCGATGGAATAAAGCACTTACGGAAGTTTCTAATTTAAAAGGAAAGGACATAAAAGGAAG GCTAGAGACAGTGTTCATTGAAGAAATCGTGAAGTACATCCACCGTAGATTACATGTACCCTTAAGGATTTCTCAGCCATTACTCATTGGGATGGAATATCATATCCACTTTGTTACTTCCTGGTTGAATGATAGGTCCTCACATACTACAGACATACTCACTATTTTAGGTATCGGTGGGATCGGGAAGACATCTTTAGCCAAACATGTCTATGGGTTATATTCTCATGAATTCCAAACAAGTAGCTTTATTGAAGATATCGCAAGGAAATGTGATGGAAAGTTTAATGGGTTGCTTGATTTACAAAATCAACTCTACAATGACATTTCAAAAACAAGTGCAATTAGAGTTTATGATATGGCAATATACACAACACAGATAGAGCATGCACTTGCCCGTAAAAGGGTCTTTCTAGTCCTTGATGATATCACCACTCTTGATCAGTTGGATGCATTACTTGGAAGCAAAGGTTTTCATCGTGGAAGCAAAATTATAATCACAACAAGAAACAGATGGTTGACTGAGAGTTGTGCACTATTCAAAACAAACATTAAACCGAAGAATGAAAGACTTTTGCTTTTTGGCTTAGATGAGATCCAATcacaacaacttttgtgttttcaTGCATTCATGTGCAATTATCCCAAGGAAGGTTATGAAGAGATGTCATATAAGCTTGTAAAATATTGTCAAGGACATCCATTGTCTCTTGCAGTTTTGGGCAAATCTCTATATAACCGAGATGTAGCTTACTGGAAAGGGTGCTTAGAAGGACTAAATAAAAAAACAAGTTCCCATGTAAATAATGTATTGAGAATGAGCTTTGATTCTTTGCCATCCAACAATGATAAGGAGTTGTTTAAGCATATAGCTTGTTTTTTTGTCGGAATAGATAGAGATGTTAGTGAAACAATATTAATGGCATGTGATATAATCACAAGATCTGGAATCACAAATCTCATTGATAGATATCTTCTTAGTATAGGATCGAATAATGAATTGAAGATGCATCAGTTGGTTCAAGAGATGGGAAGATTCGAAGTACATCAAGAATCATTTGACAAGCCATGGAAGCGAAGTAGAATATGGTGTCATAATGAGTCATTCAGAGTGTTGAAACAAAAAAAG GGTAAGGGAAATGTTCTAGGCCTTTCCCTTGACATGCGCATGCTCCAGAAAGAGAATTTGGGAGCACCATTTGATCTAAAAACAGATGCTTTGAGTAACATGGATAGTCTGATGCTACTACAAATGAATTATGTGCACATGAACGGGTCTTATGAGAACTTTCCAGATGAATTAAGAGGCTTGTGTATGCATGGTTTTCGTTTAAAGTGTATACCTTTAGAGCTACCGATGATGAATTTGGTTGCTCTTGATATGTCATATAGCTATATTGAATCATTTGTTGGTTGTTATAGCAATACACATCAACTTGAGAAGAGGCAAAAG TTGGATGGATCGTATTTAAAAGACAACAAGCTGCTCGGATCATTGAAGATTCTTAATTTAAGTTTCTGTAAACAACTGCATagtcttggtgactttgaccAATTCCCTGCACTCGAGAGATTAATAGTTAGAAATTGCATTGGTTTGGTTGAGGTTGGTGAATCAATTGAGAAATGTGTTGAACTTGTCTTCATTGATCTGAGCAACTGCAAGAAGCTTGAAAAACTTCCAAGAAACATAGGCATGTTGAAGAATGTTAAAACATTGTTGCTCGATGGTTGTAATCTCAGTGATTCTCAAACCGAGGATAAGGATATGGTCATAAACATACGAACCTCTTCCTCCTCCTTTATGGGTGCTATACCAAGTGATTTGAAGTTATTTACAATTTCTTTACCGAGGTCTTTAGTAAGGTTGTCACTGGTAAATAACAATTTGTCTACAGACTGCTTTCCCATGAATTTTAGTTGCTTGTCCATGTTAAAGGAATTATATTTGGATTACAATCCTATAAATTCCATGCCCAGTTGTATGAGAACCATTCCTAGGCTTGAGATACTTAGTATGGCCAATTGTAAAAAATTGAAATCAGTTGAGTATCCTCCGCGTACACTAAGAAGGTTGTTGCTCTTTTCTCGTCTTGGGAGTTTTGTAAGGAAAGTTGAATTTGATCCAGAAATGTCCCCACTAGAGGTAACATCAAACTGGTGGTTAGATTTCACACCTGGGTCCTGTGAAATCGAAGGCATGATCAAAATCCAAGCAATGGTAGGTGTTGAGGAAAAGGTATTACGGAGCTTGGGTTGGATTAATGAAGACTTCCTTAACAAAGGGTGTGTGGGAACCAATCCTTCGGAATCAAAAGTCCAG AGAATGTTTTATGAATTTGGAATATTCAGCACAAAGTATGAGGTGGAGGAGATGCCGAGATGGTTTAAGTATAGAAGCTTGGGGCCATCAATATCATTTACCatcccatcatcatcatcatcatcatctccaaaCAACCTTACTGGACTCAACTTCTGCTATTTGCACACATTGAAACCTCCTGATGAGTCGTTATTATTTCCACATGATCAGTTCCCTAGTACGCCAATGATCAGTTCCGTAGTACATGATATGTTCCCTAGTACGCCAATTACGACAATTCATAATATAACAAAGAACCACACATGGATATACGAACGTCACTTGGATGGAGTTATTGTAGATGGAAAGTGTTGGGTGATGTTAAGTCATTGGATGTTTCGGATGAATGAGATGGAGGCGGGTGACCATGTTACTATTACTGTTACAGCGCCATATGATGAACTTGTAAAGGAGTGTGGGGTGAGTCTTGTGTATGAggatgaaaaagaagaagaagatgcatTGGGTTATTACAAGTCATGGAATCATATAATTGGTGGAGATCTCTCTCAGTTTCAAACAACTACAGGACAATACATCCTACAGAACAGGCGGTTTTTTGAGTTTGCCATTTATTTGTTTCCCTATCTTGGTAAATTAATTCCAGATGGCCCCACATATCAAG GACATAAGGAAGTGTCCTGGTTTAGAGCTTTTTCTCAAAGGAATCCTGACCTAATTGGTAGCACACATGTG GGTAAGGGGGAATCTTCAAGATCTCATCCTTCACATGAAACTGCTTGTGAAAGAGAGGTTGCATTTCTAAATTAA